AGGAGCACGCCACGGCCGTGGCCAAGGCCATGCGCGAATCCGGCGCCACCACCAACAACCTCGTCGACCGCCTCGCCGCCGACGACCGCCTCGGCCTCACCGCCGCCGAGCTCACCAGCCTCATCCACGCCGAGCCGCTCAGCTTCGCCGGCCTGGCCCGCGAGCAAGTCGACACCTTCCACGCCCGCGCCGCCACCGTCCTCGAAGCCCACCCCGAAGCCGCCAAATATGTACCGGAAGCAGTACTTTAGCGAACCATCACGCTAGGGTATAGCGGGGTTGTCCTGTTTTGTAATACCTCTAGTGCTGCAACAGTAGTTACTCTATAAAACCAGCAGCCTTTGCCTCTGCTTCCAGCCGTAGCGTCTGTGCAGTGATAGTCTCATACAACCTAGCGTCAACTGTCTTCGCAAAAGGCAAATAGAAATTCTTCGTTTCATCGAGGTAGATCGTGACCAGCTCTTTACCAAATGTCATTGCCCAGTGGAGATTATCAATCCTATCTAAAAGCTTAATAATTTTTGCTTCGTGTGGTGCAGATTGAAGGTTTTTAAAATACGCTCCATTGACTCTCTGGCGCTTCTGAGTTTCGGAAAATTGCCCTGCTACGCTTGGCTTAGAAAGCGACATAACAATTTCGCAGATGTGGCTTCCAAAAATACTTCTTAGTTCGGCTTTGGTAAAACTGGCGTCATCTTCGATGCAATCATGCAGCAAAGCACTGGCAACAAACTCTTCTGTCACCTCGTTTGCTAGAAAATTAATAGTTAAGGTGGTGACGGGGTAAATATGCTCAGTAAGGTAGGGTTGTCCATCTTCTCGGAGTTGACCGGTGTGCGATTTAATTGCTTGTTCGAGGGCACGCTCAATAAGCGCGGTGAGACCAACTGCGGACCGATCGATACGGTTTCTGAGCTCGGCTTCTGTAACACTCTCAGGGATTTGCATTATCTGCATAATAACAGGTTCGAAAGTGATTCCTTGGTTGGGCAAAAAATGACAAAAATTGTCAAAAATTCCCCATGCGACACGCCGGACTATACATTCTCCCAAAAAAAGTGAGGCGGATTTCCGTCGCACGTCTCACCCACGAAGTCCGGCAGAAGACCACCATTCGAAGCAATTAAGACGCAACTTTTTGCCATACCTCCGCGCTCCCGAACCAGAGCAACCGCCTTGCGCGTGAGCAGCCCGCGCTTACTCGCGTCATCCACTACTAGTACCCGACGTCCCGTGCAATCGCCCAACGTTGCCAACTCATCGAGATGATAGTCGCCAGTATCGTCCTTGTAGACGGGCAGACCAATCACGTTCCGGCTACGTATGCCCAGCCGCTTAGCAAGGACGGCCGCCGTCGGAAACCCACCCGTGCTGAGTCCAATGATCGTATCAGGCGCAAACCCCTCGGCCTCAATTTTGGCAACGACGAGCTCAATAAACTATTTCCCCTTGAGCCAATCTATAATGTCTTGGATTGCTGCCCTGCCCATTTTAGTTGGGCTTGATGTAAAGCCATGGGCAGCTTCGGGGTAAACTCGTAAATCCACTTCATTGCCGGCCGCTGAAAGCCTAGCAGCCATAGCAAAGCTATCTTCCATCAAGATATCTGCCGTACCCACTATTATCAACGCCGGCGGTAAGCCTTTTAAATCGCCATAAAGTGGTGATATATCAGATTGTGTTTTGTCGACAATCTTTCCAGCATATGCCTGAATAAAATACTCGTCAGCATATAGCCTCCCACCTGGTGTTTGACCGCTCAAATCATATGCACCAAATTGTAAAACTGCACCAACAAATCGGGCTAAAAGCTTGTCATCACGCAGCCGAAGCAAAGTAGTCATCGCCAATGTTGCGCCTGCTGAAGAACCGCCGATTATAAGGCGTGCTGTTCCAAACAATTGCTCAGCTTGCTCAGTCAACCAATGGGCCACAGTAGCACAGTCATCGGGAGCAGCAGGCCAAGGGTCTTCGGGTGCTAGTCGGTACTCAACGCTTATTACCGCCACTTCTAAAGCATCTGCAAGATAAGCATTTTGTACATCGTTTCTCGCAGCCTCGTTGAGGTAAAAGCCCCCGCCGGGAATATTGAGGTATACACCTTGCGCCTTACCTTTCTTCGGCTGAATTATCCGTACAGGAACTTCTCTGCCATATGCTTCAACAATTGCTTCAGTAATGTTACGGTCTGTTAGCGTGTCGGATGGTTTACGGGCATCTCGAGCCTCCTGTAGCCCATCAGGAGTAGTCAAATCAGGCTGCTTTTTATTGGGCTTAGCGGCTTTCCTAGCTTCGTAGAACTGCTTGCTCTCATCTGCAAGAGATTTCATTTCAGGGTCAATAAGCTGGTTTAGTCCGATTTGCATACTCACTTATTATACTGTGGTTTGGCTTCTGATTGATTAACCATCCCTGCCCGATTGCCCAGGTACCGCTTGTGTCGCCGTTGGGTTAAAATAATCTAGAAAGCTAGTGAAGGAGCCACAAACCATGACCCTCGTACACATCGTTCTCGGCAGCGCCAGCGACCTCGAAGCCGTCAAGGCCGCCGGCATGACCCAAACCCTAGACACCATCGGCATCTCCAGCGCCGTATCCGTTTGCAGCGCCCACCGTAACCTCGAAGAGCTCGGTACCTTTGCCACCGAAGCCGTCCAAAACGGCGCCCAAGTCTTCATCGGGGTCGCCGGCATGGCCACGGCGCTTCCAGGTGCGCTCGCCGGCCTCACCACCATGGCCAAGCCCATCATTGGCGTGCCCCTCGACGAGCACGGCATCGACTCGTGTATCTACATGCCGCCGGGTGTGCCCGTGCTCACCGCCGGCGTGGGCAAATCCGGGCTCAAAAACGCCGCCATCGCCACGGCCCAAATTCTCGCCGTAAACGACCCCGCCATCACCGAAGGCCTAGCCACATTCCTCGCCGCCTCCAAAAAGCAGCCGCAATTCGACATTAAAGAAGGGAGCAAATAATGGCAGACGCGCAAGTCAAACTGGCCGAAG
This portion of the Candidatus Saccharimonadia bacterium genome encodes:
- a CDS encoding HD domain-containing protein — encoded protein: MQIPESVTEAELRNRIDRSAVGLTALIERALEQAIKSHTGQLREDGQPYLTEHIYPVTTLTINFLANEVTEEFVASALLHDCIEDDASFTKAELRSIFGSHICEIVMSLSKPSVAGQFSETQKRQRVNGAYFKNLQSAPHEAKIIKLLDRIDNLHWAMTFGKELVTIYLDETKNFYLPFAKTVDARLYETITAQTLRLEAEAKAAGFIE
- a CDS encoding alpha/beta hydrolase fold domain-containing protein encodes the protein MQIGLNQLIDPEMKSLADESKQFYEARKAAKPNKKQPDLTTPDGLQEARDARKPSDTLTDRNITEAIVEAYGREVPVRIIQPKKGKAQGVYLNIPGGGFYLNEAARNDVQNAYLADALEVAVISVEYRLAPEDPWPAAPDDCATVAHWLTEQAEQLFGTARLIIGGSSAGATLAMTTLLRLRDDKLLARFVGAVLQFGAYDLSGQTPGGRLYADEYFIQAYAGKIVDKTQSDISPLYGDLKGLPPALIIVGTADILMEDSFAMAARLSAAGNEVDLRVYPEAAHGFTSSPTKMGRAAIQDIIDWLKGK
- a CDS encoding AIR carboxylase family protein, which gives rise to MTLVHIVLGSASDLEAVKAAGMTQTLDTIGISSAVSVCSAHRNLEELGTFATEAVQNGAQVFIGVAGMATALPGALAGLTTMAKPIIGVPLDEHGIDSCIYMPPGVPVLTAGVGKSGLKNAAIATAQILAVNDPAITEGLATFLAASKKQPQFDIKEGSK